The Ornithodoros turicata isolate Travis chromosome 9, ASM3712646v1, whole genome shotgun sequence genome includes a region encoding these proteins:
- the LOC135368122 gene encoding high affinity copper uptake protein 1-like → MAHAGHDHHGHHMPNMSPDTPVASSTVQTLLTTVLAATTAAHTHSGHNPSAHDHMEMDHSGHVQGMSHMMMYFHFGVNETVLFQGWTISTVGGMVGSVIGVFIMAAVYEGLKYLREHLFRLHFTSMHYSSVAVAGQEGHTLTEVHQIVRNRMISWAHGIQTILHMVQVLLSYFLMLVFMTYNVWLCMGIILGAGCGYFIFGWKKATVVDVTDHCH, encoded by the exons ATGGCACACGCAGGTCATGATCACCATGGTCATCACATGCCCAACATGTCCCCTGACACTCCAGTAGCCTCCTCAACAGTCCAGACCCTCCTGACCACTGTTCTTGCTGCCACAACAGCTGCTCACACACATAGCGGACATAACCCTTCTGCTCATGACCACATGGAGATGGACCATTCCGGACATGTGCAAGGCATGAGCCACATG ATGATGTATTTCCATTTTGGTGTCAACGAAACGGTTTTGTTTCAAGGCTGGACTATATCTACTGTTGGAG GCATGGTTGGCAGTGTCATTGGGGTTTTTATTATGGCCGCTGTGTATGAGGGGCTCAAGTACCTCAGGGAACATCTATTCCGTCTACATTTCACTAGCATGCACTACTCCTCCGTCGCAGTAGCAGGACAAGAGGGTCACACACTTACTGAGGTGCACCAAATAGTAAG GAATCGAATGATAAGCTGGGCTCATGGAATACAGACTATACTTCACATGGTGCAAGTGCTCCTAAGCTATTTTCTCATGCTGGTGTTCATGACGTACAATGTCTGGCTGTGCATGGGAATTATCCTGGGGGCCGGATGTGGGTACTTCATCTTTGGCTGGAAAAAGGCCACTGTGGTCGACGTCACCGACCACTGTCACTGA